Within Anopheles ziemanni chromosome 2, idAnoZiCoDA_A2_x.2, whole genome shotgun sequence, the genomic segment acatatttttgtcttccattttccatttgcctTTAAATATTTAGACATCCTACCCCCCGTATCAAACACATAAGAACTACTAAATGTGCCATTAGTGCGTATGACACTTCCTTACACCATAAACTCTTACAGAACCCCGTACCTAGCGCCACTTGAACGTGCATCAAGATAGCATAAGTACGCCCCCCCATATGCAACTGTTTACGGCATCAATGTCAGCTAAATCTGCCGCCTTCCATCACGCAACGCTTCCAACGACGGGCACCGTGTGAGAAACTTTCACATGTGTGATGAGTTTAGTACAAGGATCCACCCAAGACAGAACAGGTAAATGACAAACCTTTCAAGAGTTTGAGTAGTTGGAGAGCGTTTTCGAAACCCTTCAACGAACCGTTCTCGTATGGTGATGGACGTCCCGCTAGAAGCTAGTTGACTTCAAAAGTGAGCCCTAAGATGCACATCCTTCCAgtttcgtagcactttttttgGAGGGGATACACAACTCCCTCGCGGAGTGAAAGCGTATCAACATCTTTCTCGGCAAACCGAGTCCTCGCGCCGATCGCAATGATGTTTGTATTTGCATAATAAACTTTTCACTTTGCTCAGCCAAAATGTTGGGTACCGTAGAAGAAACTCCCCGAAGCGGTCCTAGGCTTTTGGTGGTTTCGTGTGCATCCGCTAAAGAAAATATCCACCGAGGAATGTTGTTTGATGCCGCTTTCTGATCTCGCTCgggtgtgttttatttgttcacaTCAAGGATTTTATTTGTGTCATTCGTCGGTTCGCAACATAAACCCCCCGTGCACCGAACTGGAGCAAAGAACCCGCTCCGGTCCGCGCTTTTTGGATGAAGGCATTTTTCACGACATACGAGTCCACTAAAGGCAGTGGAAAGCTCGGGCAACTGGATTAGCATCGAATCGCAATTCGGAATCGAAGCGAATGGCAAAACTTTTTCCCAGCCGGCTCGCCGGATGGGCGACTTTCGAAAGCGCACCACTTGTTTTCTTCGCCTTTCATGTTTGATTGGCATTGGCAAACGAAAGGGGAAAACCCGTGAGAAGATTTTTCTCGAAGCACTATCGCTTCGCAGTCGCGCACTTTTCCAGTGCGCGACATGAACGATGTGGAAATGTTCTCGTTCTGCGTATTTTGGCAGCTGACTTACCATTCCCACTACGGTCGGGGGACGTTTCGGGCGACCTCCTAACCCACGTCTATCGAACCATTTCCAAAATCGAACACAGTAATTTGCATTTCTTGCAGCTTGCGAACGAAGCGTCATCCCTGCAGCACGGTGTAAGAGGTTATGAATATTTAATGGTTGAATTTCGAAACAGATCTTACGGTGGGTTACGAGTTGACAAGGGTTGGATTTTAATGCAAGAACTAGGAAAAAAGATTGACTAAAAACAGACGGGAAATGTATTGTAACTTCAACCAGAGGAACAGATTGCTAAGAATAATAGAATCACTGTTGCATTTACTTTAACAGATAGTTTAGAAATTTTCTCTCCATgtaacatatttaaaaaccaaaaccaaaagctGGTGCCTCTAAACCGCAAATgtttcaaacagtttaaaacaaaccgaaccagTAACTGTAATTTAATTGCGCTTCCGAACCCATTGGTTAGACATCTATTCGCTACAAATCAGTCAAATAATCAACATTGACACCCGTCGCTCACCGCACGTCACAATAAACGCTTCGTCCGACAGACGTTCTGTATCGAAATGTTGAAATAATGTCCTAGAATCGAACCGATCCGTGTACGCACTTCACCACCGCCGAACAGAAACGATTACGGATGGGTGattgtttttgcattttcaattatttgtcGATTCCCTTCGCTTCGggatatttcctttttttccacgcATGTATTCCAAATTTGATTGCTTTTGTTGCtctattttccattgtttcccGCTGGTAACAATTGGAGAAGAACGGCGAACGCTCGAAGGTCTCCCGCGTGGCCCGGGTTATCCTTTTCCACTCGTCTGTTTAACTCTCATCGGTATGCTaatgttttcccctttttgtaatactttttctttttgtgcaGTATTTTAATCACTTACGTGAAGGATGACAAAAAAGCTTTGGCTTCATTGTAATCGATATTCGAGTACAATTGAAATCGAATAAATTTTCGAGGAAACAAATGTTACTCATCACTGGTTGAACAACTTTTGGACTCTCTAGAATTGTTTGCGTTTATGTTTCCGATGAATACTGAGAGAGGTACATAACTTTATCAGCAAAAAGTAATTGTGATCgagcaaagtttttttttcaattcttccATTGTGTATCGTATTTGatgactttttcttttttttttttatttcatttttgataCACTTTTGATCTTGTTAGAGCTCTTCGTAGAATTTGATGGTTCATAATCACATTTGGAAGCTTTTTATGGCTTGATCAAATaccgtttctttttcccacaAACTTGCAAGCATCTTTAGTGAAACGGAATTGGCGGTAATGTGATACTCGGATACTCACCGTTAACACGTCCACTGATTTCTCAAAGGTAAAGGCTTTTTTACATTATAACTTATAACATTTTTTACCCTCACTACCCTTCAATCCAAAGCGTGAGCAAAGTTCATGTACATCCGCTAACGTAATTTGCTGTATCCACTTTTTTAAAACTAGATTGAAATCAATTGAACAGTTGGTGTTAGGCCCTACTGAGAATTTAACATcaaagtaaatatttttctaaatgTATCAACATCAACAAAGCCATACTTTTCATTctaggaaaatgtttttttgcaCTTTATATCGTTGGAAGCCGATACCAGGTAAAACCTAGCCATTTGTTTCCGCAGCATCCTTGCTGACTGTTTAAACAGCAAGCATTTGCTTTGCACTCCGTCGAATAATTTATacaggcaaacaaaacaaccgctTTTTATCACCTCAATTTTTCCCGGAACAGTACTAACAAGCGAGTAATTTTCTAGGAAAGAAATTCAATCATCTGAAAACGCTGCACTTTAGGAAGATATTCTTTTGAAGCATGTTAAAGTTACAGAAAAAGTACGACGAAACATACCGAGAATTTTGGTACAACTCGCGAAGAGAACAGAACGGAAGAAACAATTTGCGACAAACCGAAGAGCGTGCACTAGCCCTGGATCATTTTTCATCTGTTCAACACATTTTCCGCCACCAGGAAGAACATAAACTGAAGGGCTCACTGTTGAGTTGGGCGCCTCTGGGTGTGTAGCTTGGTCTGCAATGGAGATGAACCAAACCGCTTCTGGCAATGTTCTAGCGCGCAAGAAATCCACACCGGTGCTGAACGCAGCTCGCCATCATTAATCCTATATTACAGAGATTTTCTCTCGTTTTTTGCCTTCCACACCGCGTCGGATGcagtttaaaaagaaaagaatattTCCCCGCAAACAgggtttttttcatgttttctgtCGACTTTTAGACCGGACGTTTCCGGCTTCCTAAATCCTATCCTAATGCGGCTGGCAGGATTCCGATTTGCGGTAATAAAAGAATCCCTAAAAGCACAGACGTTCCTCCATTTGTTCTACGCCTGTTTGGTGCGCCTTTTCCGCGTTTGTTCACACTTTTTGTGCAAATTTTCCGAATCCTCCTCCTCGGGTAAAAATCCTTCTCCCCTGATACCTTCGTAAAAATCCTTCTCGACAGTAACGCCAAGCAGCTGTCGGTTTCGCTTTGTTCGCGTTCGCAATCCATAGATTTATCGTGACTTTCAGTTTGCCAGTGTGAAAAGCTTAATTACGGTAGAGTTTATCACCTTGGGAAAGCGGGTCGTTCGTTTCTATTGTTGAAAACAATGGATACAGCATAACGACCGGGTTCTCGGATGAAAGTGCCACTATCAACCCGAAAGATaagtattttttcaaaaattgaacttttttcaGAATAAATGGCACATAGTTTCCCGATAGTAAAATCTCATGACGTAAGATGTTGTTGTTACAGTCAACCCCTTAAAAATTGATCCATTGTTTCCATCGGTAAAACCATAAGCATTAAGCAACATGACACTAGGGCATATAACAGAACGTCTCAAAAGACACCGCCTTGTTAGATTGGTGTGTGtaaaatacaaaaagaaaaatggatcCAGAACTCCAACAGCTCCCCCACTCACTGATACGCACAAGTTCGCCGGCGGAAGGGCCGGACAAAAACGTTTATAACCTTCATCCACAGATAATCACgaacaaagaaaattcaatttcataaTTTCCTTCGAGCATCGAGCTGGTACGATTTCGATCGGAAAAGTCCTGCATTGAAGCCCTTTGAGGGCGTCCTAGGACGATCTCATCCGAAGCGCATATAGAgtgctcgtgtgtgtgtgtgccgataACAAAACCGGTGACTTGTAGGCCACAATCGATTCGAATTATTGGAAAATGGTTCGCCTAGGGAGGGAGGTATATCGTTTGTGTGCCTTTGTTGACACACATCTACCGATCTCGCCCGTCACCCCCATCCATCTTCGGTTGACTCAATTATGCTTTCGTAGGGCGGTTTACGGACATGAGATAGGAACTCGGGTCCTTCATTTCATTACCAGGCTGATATgtgggtttgtgtttgtgtgtgtgggggagggagaaaaataaaacctttcgGAAAATCCCCCCGTAAAATGTTCTGATAAAGCTTTTACAGATGATTTCCCAACGACATCCCAGTTATCTGCTAAAGTGTCCCTTTGGTGGGGACACTTCTTGGATGAACAACACAGGCTCACTGAGTGCCGTATTTTTAACGAGATACATTATCACAAAAATATGTTCTCAGAGACGAACCCAACACACTTTGGTTCGCAACGTTCCCTGGAACCAATTAAGTCGGGCCGATCGTAAGCCAAGCGAGCAACATAACAAAACCAGGCTATCAAATCgattttaataacttcccAGAACGTCACGGACCCACATGCACAAAGTATCCTGCGAAACGTTCCCTGAAGTGCTTCAAAGATTAGTGGAAGTGTATTAATAATCATTAAAGAAATGACCAGGTCGAACGTCACCCGAACGAAGGGAACATTTAAATTCGGCTCGCCACACTTTGGTACACTTTAAGTGCAGGGCATAATAAATGCTCCTGTGGAGCAAAGCAGAAACTTATAATAACGCCACTTAAAACTGACTCGCCCTTAGGTCGAGGGGGTGGAGAGTTTAACATAGAGCAGAAGATCGCGAGCCCCACTGCCGCCCATCATCAAAACACTTACCCGAAAATCTTGCTGCCCGTTATGGTGAACGGCCGGTAAAGTTTTCTTCCGTCGCGCTTGACGTTCAAATGTTCCGTCGGGTCCGGTGCCTCATAAAAAGTCCCCGTCCTTTTTTTATCGTCGCGGTCGGCTCCATCAGCGGTGCGCGTCCATTTTGCGACATTCTACCAAACGGCCCCAGCGGGGAGATTGCGGAAATTTCGGCCGCTGTGAAGAGAAACCACAAAAAATCCGACTACCTACCCCAAAACGGGCGATACCGCTGGTCAATAAACCTTCGGCCCTTGCAAAACGGTGGCCCATATTTCTAGGtctccttttgttttttttcgtcttcgcTGTTTTCTTCCCGTTTCACCTGGCGCCGGATTGGACCCGGGACGAGGTCCTGCGCGCCACGGTTATGGTTATGATTTTTACGGTTATCGTCGgacggtgttgttgttttttttctgttttttcggTACCGTACGACAAAAGCCGTCAAAGGCCTGGACTCCCAATGATGGTCTTTAAGCTCAAAAGAGCATTAAATTTGCTCGCTGAACGTTTTGATTCGCTTTTCCATCGTACTTCCGGTTTGTCCCCCGCCCGAACGCTAAACCCTCCATCCATGCCGTGGGAGTGTGTTTTTTCCCGGGGGCAGCTTCTTCTAACGACCGGAAGCCGACAGTCCTCAACCGCATCCCTTCCCGACACCCGAGAGGACGATGACGATTACGACGACGACATTATACGGAGGATTATTAAAAGCTATTCCTTGGGcggcttttatttttttttttctctcccagttttccaccaaacaAACTTCCCTCCAAAGGAACAGCGTTACACAGGGAGTTGATTCGGTTGCATCGGTTTCGGTAGTCACGTAGCaaatatttcaaccacacTGACCAACCGGACATCATTGGTGAGGCCGGTTCTGGAAGTTCGATGTTTCTCAATTCCCAATCCCGTTACCGCCGGGTCGTTTCAGGGTAGTTAAGCTTAATCGAGTACGATTTTCGCTCTCCCGTTCTCGCGAACCGTCCATTTTGTCCGACAAACGAGTGAGAGTgctggtggaaaaagaaaattgtttggcCTACTTGAGGTACACCAAAACCTCAGGCGGTTCTTCCCAGAAGAACCGAACCGTCGTGCCCATCGGACGGCTCGTGTATTCGATTTATCCCTTCCCGGAACGGGCTAGAAGCGAGCATCCGGCGCAATCTAATTTCCAGCCAGATTTACCGAGATTACCGGTTGGTTGGTATGATTTATAGATCATATTTTCGTGTTCGCCTTTTTCCGAGTCGTGCGTCTTTTGGGGGCTGCGTGGAGGAAAAGAGGAGGGGGGATTCCAATTACAAACCACTCCAAATGGCGTGGAACACGGACGTCGCGAAGGAGTTATTGAGTTTACAACGCTCCGACAGCTGCCGTTCGTCATTTTCGGGGCGGGCTTTCGTCAGGGATTACACATCGAGTGCAAACAATCGTTCCGAACGGTTCACTTTAACGCGCTTTTCCATCACCCGGTGGACCCGGTGGATCGTTTCCACGCGCAAGCGATCCTTAAGCCCCGCCGCTGGACGGTTCGCTCCGGTAACTCAATCACGGACCAAAGCCTGGAGACCCTTGTGGCCACCAGCCCCCTGCGGGTGGGCGTGTAAATATTTGACGAACATCCGGCGCATTAATGACTGGAGCATTGAAGTGAAGGGAACGGGGAACGAGCCACGTTTCGCCCGTCAATTAATTATTGACGATGGCAGCAGCGTTTGCCGCCCGGTTTGCGACCTGCTGGGAAATTCCCCACGATCGGCGTTGAAGACGTTCTCGGGCAAGATCCTTCGCCTTTCGCCTTCGACGAGACGCAGCATAATTTCCAACCATAACAGCTGTCGTACGTCGGGCCCAAGGTGACTCTGGGTCAATCGTTTTAATCCGCTCTCCGAGACCGACGGAAACACTTTCCATCCCCACCCCCGTCCCGGAGATGGGTGGTCGGATGCGAAAAATAGGACAACTTCCACCATCGGGGTTCATAATGCGGGTAGCGTTTAGAATTTCTGCTAAAAGTTACGCATGCTTTTTGATGAATGAACCCAGAAACGAAACCGAGCCCTTGTTATACAACCGGGAAAACAGGGTAATTGTTTCACGTTGGATCGGATAGCAAATTTCTCATCGCCGTAGCGCCCGGGAAGGGCttaggaaaaatcatcccaccAAAAAACTCGACCGAATCGTTTGTTAATTAAAGCGTACAGTTTCGGGTTTCGTACACCGCCGACAGCCAATTAAAGCGCGACCTGCGTTCGCCAGCATAATTAAGCGTGGGCTGACTTTTTCATCCCATATAATTTTCATGCCATAGATGTGTGCACGTACGTGTGGTGTGCTGCCATCTGCGAATGACGTTTGATCTAGGCAATTGCCCAGAGGGCAatcgtttcatattttttccccGGTTTGGATgcgcatcaaaacaaaaagttcatTCATTTGGACAAAATAAGTTGGTAGATTTTTAGAACTCAATCATGCAAAGATTTACgactattattttgtttcaactcCTATTTTCCAGGaagttaaacaaattaaacattcgGAGCCTTTAAAAACCGCTCTCAATAgcaaaatttttaattatgaGAATAATTGCTATTTCCCATTGTACCATATCCTAGTAATTGGTAACGATCACATTAAAAAACCAGATTACGAAATCGATCGTTAATTGACCCGCGCCCGTAATGAGCTCCAGCGAGTTACACTTAATTAACGTGTCGTTTCATCACGAACATAGGGGTATTTTGGTgttaaatgtgttttccaACCCATTGCCACAAAACATCGGTCGGAATCAAAGGTAGTTAAACGTCCTATTGAAATACATTTCCACGTCGAACTGCCAGGCAGCCACCATCATCATGCAGACCATCAAAGGCTTTTCGCGTTCGCAATGTTTGTCGTCATTTGTGGCGAGCTTACATGTTTTTCCCGGTGAAGCGTAGCGTCGTCGTTCGCAACTGTTTGATTTAGCAGCAAaagtgtgtgtacgtgtgtaagCAACAGGCAGGTTGGAAAAGCGGCAATGAAATTCATCACACACACGCTAGGTTTCGGGAAAACCAGCGTTTGATCCCGGGGATCGGTAAAGGGTTTATATGTGCAATGTTTGGACCACAATATAGCGAGCGAACTTTTTTTACGGCCCTCCCCGGCAGTGTTGTTTAGCATTTTAGCGGCGATGTTAGCCCCGAACAAGCCGACTGTTGGCCATAAAAGAACAGTCGAGCCGGTGTCGCTTCTCCGCAGGGCCATAAAATTCGAACCAAACCCCAAAAATACCCACGCGTGGCGAAAGTTCATTTCGctcgggtggaaaagttttaaagcGGGTCAACATTAATTTCCACCCATAATCACGTTTATCCGGTagcatctttcaaacaaaaccgatCCAACCGAACGGGTCGGGCCGGGGTGTTCCGGCCGAGTGTACGTGTATTTCGATGGCCGACGCCGGAACGTGGCGTGGGGTACGATAAAATAATTTCGGAAACTGTCAGCATTTATGAACGATGAAACTTTTGTGTTTTCTATGCAACGCTCCAACGCACCCACCAAAGGCTTCTCCACCCCGGAAGGGAACTATTCTTGCACCCCAAGGGGAAGGGAAAGGGAGGGCTGGTCTGTCCGGAACAATCTTTGATCGAGGAGCATCGTGATCGTTTGCGATGCGGTGAATATTCAACCCACTTACAGACAAAGGCAGCACAAACGCTCGACGCACGGGTTGGGAAAGGGAGCCGAACGTCGGAAGCTGAACTGAAAACTGCCATAAAATATGGCAACCCACCTTAACCCACGACCGCCAATCCTCGCGGGAGCGGAAGCCGAAACGCAAACGGCAAAAGGCAAACTGGAAAAGTTTTGATTTTCCTTCCGCTCCCTTTTGTAAGGGCTTCGTACGTTCCCGGAGTTGCCGCGAGCTTTGCCTGCAGAAAAGCGAATTAATACTCGAAATATTGTAACGCCAGCGGAACCATGCCATCCCGGTTGCACCCCGACAACGcttgaaacaaatgaaacctGTCATTTGATACCACGATAAGCATGAAGGCAAATTGTATCAAATATATCTTTGCCCGAGGTGCTCgtatttgtttttacaaactttccaacgctatgtttaatataaacacatttttgcaaatGGGCTTAAAAAGGAATAAATGTCGGTCGCTAGAGGATtgtggggtccgcgacagctgAGCCGTGAGTTCGAAACCCAACCGAggccggaccctcccctgtacgagaggacttaGCAACCAAGTACACAATTGGAAAAAGTCTTGTAGGTCTTATCGGGCAGACATGACCAAGCCAAAGAGACGAAGATGAATAAGTAGATCACGTCACAAGTTTAGAGATTAAGGCAAACTCCTAAATACAATTCCCTCCTAGATCATAGTcgccatatttttttctcttttgcacctgaaggtatgcaattggttAACATCTACTCGAATAGTGATGGGAATGGGAACTTCGAACCAAAAAGGATCTGGAGGCTTTGGAACAAGTCCGCGGAACTAGGTGCAAAGGACCTGCCCAACGAGCGAAGAATTGGAAATATAAACTTCCAAAATAACTTAATATAGTAAAACTTATCAGTAACAGACCCAACAATACATAGTCCGTATATAAATTGTCAGATCTAGCTGAATAATCAATCAAAGGCTCGCTGGGAAGCCGCTGTTGCGTGGAAGTGAGATCAGCTCTCTTTTAGGAACGGATCAGTTCGGTTTGCAACACTACTTGACACTTGTATTTTTGCAACACTAGTTGACAGTTGTCAGCGGTTTGTTCGCGCGGTGTAGTGCCAAAGAGAACGATAAATAGTGTGGAAAGCTAAACAGATACTGATCTAAAATGGGTGAAACAAGCGAATCcggccaaaaaacaaaatttgagcATTTGGTTGTCGACACGTCGGTATTCATCAAGAATGTCCAGGTGCAAAACATCGCCGAAAACTGCTACACGGTGGAAGGCGTGATACGCGAAATCAAGCATGACAGACAGTTGAAGGCACTAGCGGTGCTACCCTACAACCTTAAGGTGCTGGTGCCCGATCCGGACGCGCTGGCAAAAGTTTGCGCGTTCACAAAGAAAACCGGAGACTTTGCCACGCTGTCACTCGTCGATTTGGAAGTGATCGCGCTGACATACGAACTAGAGGCCAGACACGTTGGAGTGGAGCATCTGCAAAAGGAACCAAAGCTGGCCATCACGCTAATCCAGCCGAACGACACGCTCTCCCTGCTGAGTAAGGTAGAAACGGCGGGGTTCTACAAATCGAAGCAGGCGAGCCCAGAGCAACTCAACAACGAACCGTCTCAAGAAGATTCGTCCAATGAAGAGGACGATAGTGGCGATGGCAAAAATGAGTACAGTGAGGATGACGACGAAGGCTGGATTACGCCAGCCAACATTGTGCAGGCAAAGCGTGGTTGTGGCATGAACTACCTGGAGGAGATGCCGTCGTCCGTCGCTTGCATAACGTCAGACTACGCCATACAGAACGTGCTGAAGCAGCTAGGGCTAAAGCTAGCGACGGTGGATGGCCAGGTCATCACCCAGACACGCACCTACATCCTGCGCTGCTACGCGTGCTTCAAGACGACGCCGGACGCCACGAAGGTGTTCTGTCCGCGTTGCGGCAACCAGACGCTGAAGAAGGTCGCCGTTAGCCTGGACACGAACGGTCAGCAGGTCATACACATCAACAACCGCCGGCCGCTGACGGCAAAGAACAAGAATCGACCGGTGGCCAAGTTCGCCGGCGGCAAGTACGCCACCAACCCACTGCTGTACGAGGACCAACCGCTTCCGCAGCAGCGTATCTCAGCCAAGGCACGCAGCAAGACGGATACACTGGCCGAAGACTACACCGCCGGGTTCTCGCCGTTCGTGATGCGCGACGTGAACTCACGCTCGGCGGTGCTGCGCGGTTCCACCAACCTCAAGCAGCGGATTGGAAACCTCGAATATGATAACAAACGGCGCGGCTATAAGAAGTGAACGCTGCTAACTGGCGTAtgctttcaattttaaattaaattttctttaaacctGGCTCTGTCTAGGTCGAATTTCCCTTCAGTTTTCACGATATAATAAATTTATGCATATCGCATTGTACCATACAATCGTGTATAATGCTGTAGATTTATAACGTacctgtttttatttgttaatcAACACCAGCAATCAGATCGTTACGGCTGCTTCCTTTCGCTGGCCTGCTGCGACCTTCCTCGTTTGGGAAAATTTCGGCACCACCACgcacaaacaaacgcaaacgatgaaaaatgtccCTATCACCACTGAACGTTGGTACGCATTTTAGAAGCAATTTGTACCAGCTGTCGGCCCACCCGTCGACCGTTTCTCCCACTACACCAAATGATTATCGCGCTCGGTCCAACGCTCGGTCGATTCGTCTCACCCCGGTACCTGGATGGAAGATGGGCCGCAAAAGCGAAAAGTTGCTCGAAAAAGGATACGGCTTGTGGAATTCCGGCGTGGCTCCCGGCAGGAAACGCTCATGAAATCACATTCCATTCATATGTAAGCGCTCCGATTGAGGGTTGGAGATGGATTCTGCACAAAACGGTTAGCACTCTTCCCGCCCTGGGAAGCATTTAGCACTCTTCACTCTTCACAAGAACACCTGCACGAACCGCCACACAAACCGGACGTAGTTACTGCAATGAGACGTGGGaggaaatagagaaaaaacagCGCACACAAAACACGTCACAGATAAGGAGGATGGATTTCGTGCATTAATCATCCACTCTCCGTTGCTCCTCGCCGTCCTTCCCGGAGATTAATCCATGCGAATATGATTCGTTTTAGGGCACCGGGTTCACACCATTTTCTAATCCCACATACATATTCAGACACGCAACGATTCTTCCACGCACAAAGCCCAACATGGATACCTTCTTGCTTTCACCGTGTCAAGAATGCGTAAGTTCACCCGTTTCGTTTGTTCACCCGCTTTACGAAAACAAACTTCTGACGCGTGGCAAAAGTCTTCCAATGAACGATGAACGTGGTCCGAATGGTGGGAAGAGTGAGATTTTTGGGAGAACAAACCCTCCCCATCTCCCACTTCCTTTACCATCACCTTGCCAGACACGACCgtgtaaatttcattttcctcctATTACAATTTTATGAGATTACCACTCTTCCCCGTTCGTTCTTGTGTTACTCGTTTCAGTATTGTCggcttccctttttcttctgtttgttgTTCTCTCGTTCGTCTTGCTTTCACCGAACCAAGTATCATTTGGCGCAGGGCCGGACACACTCGATCGTAACTGGCTCTTTTgtggtgtttttcttccatcttACTTCAGCTGCGTTTGATATGTTTCCATTACAATGCCGGTGCAGGCTCTCGCAAAGACGACGGGGAGGTCGCTTCCAAGCTTCCAAGAGGATATCCAATCAAACCGGCAAGAAACGCGAAACGTCTCAAGcaaacacgcatacacacactcacccacAAACACGTACAAACTCAAAGGAACCTCAACTACTTCTTGCCACCGTCACGAACCGGGCACTTTCGGTACACTGTTTGCTGCACATTATTTTTCGCACCATATTTTTCCCCCGGACGTCTTCGGCGGACTTGGAGCGGAAGAAAGCAACGCTCCTTGCGCTGCACAGGCAATGTAATCAAAATTTATGGGGATTAACGGTCGGTGGCTCGCGTGCGTTTGTGTGAGAGTGTTTGAGAAAGCAGTAATGAGGTTAAACCGGGGGCTGGTTGGGCAAAGAAAGGTACAAGACTTTTTGATGATATTTTCACCAAGAGTACTCCGTGCCGTGTTGCAAGCTGTAGTGCCAATCCTTCCGAAGTCGAGCTCCCCATTGCCagtgaaaaacacacaaatatcCACTTCTTGCCATACAAATGTGTACattaatttgtaaatttgtttattggtTTATTTATGCACTCTTGCCATTCTCGCTACTCGCCTTAAATGTAATTTGTTAAAACTCAGGGTCGACGAAATGTCAGCACTTTGGACTCTCatatttcacattttcacagttttattttatcaaaaagactgggcgcctccattggaaggaaaaatgataTCGACAAGATTTTCcaaatacatttaaattttaacgcACCAATCGATCTAAATGGATTCACTcgagaaatgtttttttttctctgttggtataaaaaaaatcataaaacaaaaacacaataaatttGGTATAAAAGGTTTAAATTGGATGTACAAAATCTATCCACGATTTGTGCCGC encodes:
- the LOC131294422 gene encoding RNA-binding protein NOB1-like codes for the protein MGETSESGQKTKFEHLVVDTSVFIKNVQVQNIAENCYTVEGVIREIKHDRQLKALAVLPYNLKVLVPDPDALAKVCAFTKKTGDFATLSLVDLEVIALTYELEARHVGVEHLQKEPKLAITLIQPNDTLSLLSKVETAGFYKSKQASPEQLNNEPSQEDSSNEEDDSGDGKNEYSEDDDEGWITPANIVQAKRGCGMNYLEEMPSSVACITSDYAIQNVLKQLGLKLATVDGQVITQTRTYILRCYACFKTTPDATKVFCPRCGNQTLKKVAVSLDTNGQQVIHINNRRPLTAKNKNRPVAKFAGGKYATNPLLYEDQPLPQQRISAKARSKTDTLAEDYTAGFSPFVMRDVNSRSAVLRGSTNLKQRIGNLEYDNKRRGYKK